In Harmonia axyridis chromosome 6, icHarAxyr1.1, whole genome shotgun sequence, a single window of DNA contains:
- the LOC123683002 gene encoding uncharacterized protein LOC123683002, translating to MSSSNTDSVLSVVVQQMMINKNIVDYEFDVDGGTSRSDGFLGDVIFFHVKYKNKIDYLVLKTGKTNENVRNLVDADTLYNREICMYTKVIPLLEEFAKIKNNTVLPTFIPNVVFHHKESLVMENLRKQNFHMWNRRKPMTLAHLELLYENYGIWHGVTMAFKNQKPEEFSKCISGWRDCRFRLNKTSGLSRHLKREFSEVMRRLADRNRSDLVDVYKSYIDKIDHVLYRRDLKKEDMLIISHGDTWCNNYLFRNELPAEESKPNRVYFLDFQLSRPESPGLEMSSILYNMGGKDSFNNTDRLLKIYHSKLSETLKRLGSDPEKLFTMDDLKRHWKRYAFFNVLHSFIYSRISLCDDDDAPDLNQMAENGVDFDGVFFFEMKNMDLFWDRVLEIFIHYGEMLKEPI from the exons ATGAGTTCCTCAAATACTGATTCTGTGCTCAGTGTTGTAGTTCAACAGATGATGATAAACAAAAATATCGTGGACTACGAGTTTGACGTCGATGGAGGTACCTCCAGATCAGATGGATTCTTAGGGgatgtgatattttttcatgtgaaaTATAAGAACAAGATAGATTACCTCgttctgaaaacaggaaaaacgAATGAAAATGTTAGGAATCTTGTGGATGCTGATACTTTATATAATAGAGAAATTTGTATGTATACAAAAGTTATTCCATTACTAGAAGAATTCGCCAAAATCAAGAATAACACAGTTTTACCAACATTCATACCCAACGTTGTATTCCACCATAAGGAAAGCCTTGTCATGGAAAACctcagaaaacaaaatttccacaTGTGGAATAGAAGAAAACCTATGACTTTAGCACACCTTGAGCTCCTgtatgaaaattatggaatttgGCATGGGGTCACAATGGCATTCAAGAATCAAAAACCTGAGGAATTCTCAAAATGTATAAGTGGTTGGCGTGATTGCAGATTCAGATTGAATAAAACATCAGGTCTTTCGCGGCATCTCaaaagagaattttctgaagtaATGAGAAGACTGGCCGATAGGAATAGAAGTGATTTAGTTGATGTTTATAAAAGTTATATTGATAAAATAGATCACGTGCTGTATAGAAGAGACCTCAAAAAAGAAGACATGCTGATAATTAGTCACGGTGACACTTGGTGTAATAATTACTTGTTTAGAAATGAG CTTCCCGCCGAGGAATCCAAACCAAATCGGGTATATTTTCTAGATTTCCAACTGTCCAGACCTGAGTCCCCAGGGCTAGAAATGAGCAGTATTCTGTACAATATGGGAGGCAAGGACTCTTTCAATAACACCGATAGGCTGCTCAAAATCTACCACAGTAAATTATCAGAAACGTTGAAGAGATTAGGAAGTGATCCAGAGAAATTGTTCACAATGGACGACTTGAAGAGGCACTGGAAACGATATgcttttttcaatgttttacaTAGTTTCATTTATTCAAGAATTTCACTGTGTGATGACGATGACGCTCCTGATCTAAATCAGATGGCTGAGAATGGGGTGGATTTCGAtggcgttttttttttcgagatgaaaaatatggatttgttCTGGGACAGGGTTCtagaaatattcattcattatggAGAGATGTTGAAAGAGCctatatga